ATTAGTCATTTTGCAGTTAAATAATTATGCCCTATAATCTTAAAGTGTTAGATAAAATTAATTCAATTAAATAAATATTTAAATTTGTGATGGGAACTACGGTTTTATATTTAGACTTTGTTGTGTTTAATACTGACATAAATTCCCAGACTACTGTGAATTTCCAAGATTCTTAAAGTAAGTTTTTTACATATGGGGGAAATAATAAAATATAGATTTAATTGTACAAATATTAAATTGGTGGTAATGAATGTTTGAATTTTTGGCTAGCAGTCCCATTGTTGAGTTCTTTGTAAATTATGGGTGGTTGGGATTTATCGCATATATTTTTTTAGTTTATGGATGGTTATTTTTGTTAGGTATTGAGTTAAAGAGTAGGGGGCTTTTTGAGGATTGGATTTTTATGTTAACCTATGGGGTTGCATGGATAATCGCATGGGTAATTGCAGGAGGAATTGCATGGGGAATTGTTGGCGGAATTGCAGGAGGGATTATGTGGATAATCGCATGGGTAATTGCAGGAGGAATTGCATGGGGAATTGTTGGAGAGATTATAGCAGGAATTGCTTGGGTAGTTGCATGGATAATTGCTGGAGGTATTGCATGGGTAGTTGCATGGGGAATTGTGGGGGATATTGTAATGGGAATTTCATGGGGTATTGCGTGGATACTTGCAGGAGGAATTGCGTGGATAATGGCGAAGGAAATCGCATGGTGGGTTATTGAGGAAATGGTAAAATCGAAATATGGTAGGGCACTAAGATATTTGGAGAATAACGATCCAAATAATTGTTTAAAATATTTAAATCAACTGTTATATTTGTTAAAAAATTATGAGGATGATGAAAAACCATACTTTAACGAAAATTTAGCAAATAAAGTAATTTCTTTAAAAAACAATTTAGCATTAATAGAAAAAGCAAACAATTATTACAATTCGGGCAATTATAAAGAGGCTTTGAAGTTATACAAAAAAATAATAAATAAAAATCCAGAATTAAGGGAGATTCTTGGGATTAAACATAAAGAACTAATTGCAATTAAAAAAATTCCGACAGAAGAAATTCAAAAAATAGATGAATCACTAAAAAATGAGGAATTGGAAGAACTTAAACACGAAGAACAACCATCAGTAGAATCACACTTAACAAAAGCAAAGGAACTCTCATCAAATGCATTAAGTTTATTTAACCAAAATAAATTAGGGGATGCAATTGATAAATGGATGGAGGCAATTGAACAATATAAAAAAGCAAAAAAAATTGCAAAACTTAATGAGGATGAGGAAATAATGGGGCCGATAAATAAAAATATTAAGATATTGGTTAATAATGCTCTAAAAGCCGGAATTATGTTAATATGTGATGGATTGGGGTGTGACGTGCAAAATACATTAAGTAAGGTTAATGAATTTGAAAGTTTCTTAAATAGGCATAGGAATTATTTGGATGTGGAAGAATATGATCAGTATCAAAAGGTTCTTGGTGAACTTGGAATAAAGACAAAGTTAAAAATTGTTGAATTAGGAGTTGGTGAAGCAATTTCTTTAAAATCAAAAAATGACTACTTAAAAGCGAGAGAAATCCTGAAAAATGCCCTAAAATTATTAGAAAACGTTGAAAATGAAGTAAAAAGTAAAAAAATAAATATGTTCAACAAGCAAATAAATACTTTAAAAACTCAAATAGAGAATGAGTTATCGCATATTAAGAACATACTTTTAGAAGATGAATCTCCAATAGACATACAACTAAATCAAATAAATTCAACACCCGATAAGGAGAATAAAACCTAAAACTTTAAAATCACTTTTGTGATATCATGATTGCTGTTATTCCTATGTTTAATGAGGAAAGGAATATATTGAAGGTTTTGAAGGATTTGGAGGAATTGGGGATTGATGCGGTTGTTGTGGATGATGGGAGTGAAGATAACTCCATAAACATTGTTGAGGAGTTTTCAAAAAAATCAAAAAATAACATATATCTAATAAAAAAAGAAAAAAATGAGGGTAAAGCAAGAGCATTGAAAGATGGTACAGAGTTTGCGTTGAAGTTAAACCCAGAGTATATTGTATATATGGATGGGGATTATCAGCATAAACCAAAAGATATTCCAAAGATGATAGAAAAATTAAAAAAGGGAAATGCAGATGCTGTTTTTGGGATTAGGAGATATAAGTATATTCCAATCCACAGGCAGGTATCCAATTTTTTAGCGAGTTTGATAATGTCTTTGGTAGTGACATTCTATTCAGGAAAAATTTATATTTTTAAGGACATCCAATGTGGATATAGGATAATAAAGGCGAAATTTTTAAAAAATGTTTATTTTGGGGAAGGATACAGTGTTGAGCACCTAATAGCATTACAACTTGCAAAAAGGAAGGCAAAGATTATTGGGGAGTATGTGGATATTGAGTATCATCCAGATGCAACTTCGTACATAACCACTAAGAAGATTTTGGATGTTGTAAAAGAGGTGGCAAAGTTTGTTTTAAAAGGAACTCCAAAAAATAAGGTAATATTTGCCATATCTATGTTAAATGCCATTAAAATAATAAAATCAATAATTCCACCAATTCAATTATAAGGTATCTCAGAAGGCATTCAAATATATTCAAACATTTTGAACGCCCTCCTTCATCGATACCCGCTCCCTTTTACGGGACTGACCTTCTCCCTACTACCCCAAAGAGACATCTCGGGAATAGCTTAAAATGAGGTGGTTTTTGTCTCCTGACGTGGAGACTTTATATCTAACGTCTGAAAAGAGCAATATTGGATTTGTTAGATTTATGGCGATAGTATCAAACTGTATAGAATATTTGAGATACAAATATGGATTATCGTTTTATGAAGTGATTAAAGAGTGTAGTAAAGAACTAATAAAGAAAGGAATATTGTAATCACACTGTCAGTTAATAAACATGCTAAGAAAGTTTGAATAGTTAGCCATTAAAACAAGTTAATTACTTTTTTCCACAAAATCCTTTATCCTATACAACATCTCAAAGGCATCTTTTCTTTTTATATCCTCTTCACTTTCAAAAAATTTCAATAATTTTTCTTTTTTCTCCTCGCTAAAATCTGTCTTATCAAGGACGTTTTTAAATGTTCTTAGTGGGTAGTAGAGAGATTTTGCTATTTTTATTAATAAATCTCCCTCTTCCTTGCTAATTAATCCTTTTTCAACAGCATTCTTTACCATAAATCTAAAACTGACAAGAGAGAAGGATATTTGATTAAAGTCATCGTCAAATGTAACTGCAACCTCATCATCGTCCACAATAGCCCCTTCTTTATAAAGTTTATAAACTTCTCCAACCCCAATCATGCTATAAACATCTAACTCAGATGCTCTTAAAGCCCCCATTGAACCAGCACCAAATATAACTTTGCCTTCCTTTAACCTGTAAAGAATCTCCCTATGCCCTACTGCAGTATTCTGTAAAAATACCCCATCAATTATGCCAATAACATCATACTTATTCATGCCTGGGCTTAATAAATCCCCTCTTTTTATTGGGGGAAAAACATCAGCATCAATAATTGCCTTAATTTCATCTTCCTTTAATGTAAGTTTTGAGAATATTGCTATCTTCATAATTTCACCAAAAATTTTTGAACTACAATCTTTCCCACAATGCTTCAAAGTACTCTTTCTCTTCTTTTAAAACTTTTTTATCCCTAATAGCGATACTTGATTCCTTATTTTCAAATAATCCGCTATCTGTCCAATTGTGGCTACCTACAACAACAATATCATCAACAATAACCAACTTATTATGCACTCGTGTTTTTGAATATTTAACAGAGATTCTCTCACTTGCTAAGTAGTTTTTTGCTTCTTTGTTTGATTCCACTTCTTTATTTAAAATTATCCTTACCATAACTCCCCTTTTTCTTGCTTCAATTAGGGCATTTAGTAGTTCTTCTGTTTGTTTGCATCTAAACATGGAAAACATTATAATATCAATTTCCCTTTCTGCAGATTTTATGATGTTTAGAACATAATAAAAGTATTTTTCATCATTTAAAACAACAATATCTCTTTCTTCATCAATAATCTCTTCTGTAGTGTCTTCTAATGCCTGTATTAGGATTTTTATTTTTTTGTTTATTATTGAAATCATAAGCATCAGGATTGTTAGCAATATTAACAATACAATCAATAAGAATGTATTAAAATCCACAATATCCCTCCACTTTAAGTAAGTTTAAATTTTTAAATGATTTTTTGTTCTTTCAAAAACCTAAAAATTATAAATTACTTTTTTTATATTTTTTTATGTCATTTATATTATGGGGGATAAAGTATGTCCATATTTTTCTTCAAAAGAAAACCAGAAAGAGAAGTCATAGAATTTATAAAATACCACATAGGGTTATCAAAAAAAGCAATAGCAATACTAAAAGAATTTTTAGACAATAAAGACAAAGAATATCTAAACGAAATTACATCCATAGAAAAAGAAGGGGATGAAATAAGGAAAAAGGCAATATTAAAACTTTATGAGGCATTTCTTCCAAGTATGAGGAGGGAGTTAAATTACTCAATAGAAATTTTGGATGAAGTATTAGATAGTGTAAATCATGGAGCGAAGATATACGATTTGATGACTTTTGAGTTAGACAACAACATAAAAGAAAAGTGCAAATTGGTTCTTGACATGTCCATTGAGATGCTTGATTGTTTGATAAATGCGGTTAATGCCTTTGAAGAGAGAGGGGACTTTAATGAATGTATAAAAATAATAAAAATGAGGGAGGAGGAAATTGATGACATCCATCATGAGATTTATAGATACATGGTCAATATGGAAATCAATAATTTTTGGGAAGGGAAATTGATGAGTGATCTTGTGGATATGATTACAAATATAAGTGATTTAATTGAAGATGTGGCAAATGAATTTCAAGTAATATACTTAAGTTAATAAGGTGATTGCAATAATTGAGATACTTATTGGGTTGTATATATCTCTTGTAATAGGGGCAAATGATGCTGCTAATGCTCTTGGCACAACCGTTGGAGCAAAGTTAATGAGTTATAAAAAGGCGGTTCTTTTATTTGGAATTTTTGTTCTCATTGGGTGTTTAAATGGTTATAATGTTGGGCATACGATGAGTTCTATTGTAAGTGGGGATATAACACTGCCTCTAATAATAGCAGGGGTAATAATAACCTTCCTAACATCAAAAAAAATTCCCATCTCTACGCATCAAGTAATCGTTTCTGCATTGGTTGGTTTAAATTTAAATTCCGCTGATTTGAATCTTTTTGTTAAAATTGTTAGTAGTTGGATTATATCCCCAATCCTTGCAGGGGTTTTGGCATACGTAATTTACAAGATTTTTGAGAAATTGGAAATTCCGATATTGAAGAGAGAAAATTTTTTAAAATATGGGTTGGTATTTAGTGGGGGTTTAATTGCATACAACTTGGGGGCAAATGATTTACCAACAGTCCTTGGAACCATATCTAATGAGTTATCAATCTTTATTGTTGGGGCCGTTGCCTTATGGTTTGGGGCATTGTTTTTTGGAAAGGGGGTTTCAGAAACTGTTGGATTGGAACTTGTTGAACTAAATCCACTTCCTGCATTTATCGCCCAATTATCTGCTGGATTGGCGGTGTTTGTATTTACCCAATTCGGAATGCCAGTCTCTACAACCCAAGCAATTATTGGTGGAGTTGTTGGAGTGGGGTTAACGAAGGGAATTAAGACAGTAAGTTGGAGAACACTGAGAAATGTTGTGTTAGGATGGGTCTCTGCCCCAACATTTGCTCTAATTATTGGTTATTTAATACAACCTCATTTTTAAAAAATTATAAAAATACGTAATACAACAATTTCTATAATCAAAATATGGGTGGTTTAATGGAACAGATAAAATACATGGAAGAGGAAAAAAAGTATCATTTACAAACTTACGGAAGATTACCTGTTGTTTTGGTTAAAGGAGAAGGAATGTATGTTTATGATATTGATGGAAAAAAATATATAGACTTCCTTGCAGGGATTGGTGTTAATAATGTAGGGCATTGCCATCCAAAGGTTGTTGAGGCAATAAAGAAACAGGCAGAAACCTTAATCCACACATCAAACATCTACTACACAATTCCGCAAATAGAACTTGCAAAAAAACTCGTTAATTTGAGTGGGTTAAATAGGGTGTTCTTCTGCAACAGTGGGGCTGAGGCAAATGAGGCAGGTATAAAATTAGCAAGAAAATACGCAAAGGAAATTTTAGGCAAAGATGGTGGAGAAATTATAACAATGGAAAATGCCTTCCATGGAAGGACAATAACAACAATAACTGCAACACCAAAACCAAAATATCAGAAAGGATATGAACCATTAGCCCCTGGATTTAAATATGTCACATTTAATGACATTGAGGCGTTAAAGGAAAACATAACAAATAAAACGGTTGCCATAATGATTGAGCCAGTTCAAGGAGAAGGAGGAATACACGTCGCTGATAAGGAATATTTAAAAGCAGTTAGGGATTTGTGCGATGATAAGAATTTGGTTTTGATATTTGATGAGGTTCAATGTGGAATGGGAAGGACTGGAAAGATGTTTGCTTATGAGCATTATGGCATAGAACCAGATATCTTAACTCTTGCTAAAGCATTAGGTGGAGGTGTGCCAATAGGTGCAATGCTTTCTAAGGAGGAAGTAGCAAAGGCAATGGGTTATGGAGACCATGGAACAACCTTTGGAGGAAATCCATTGGCATGTTCTTCCGCATTAGCAACAGTTGAGGTTATTGAGGGCATTTTGGGACATGTTGAGGAGATGGGAAGATACTTTAAGGGTAGATTGGAAACATTAAAGGAAAAGTATCCATTTATAAAAGAGGTTAGAGGCTTAGGATTGATGCTTGGGATGGAGTTGGAATTTAATGGGGGAGAAATTGTTAAAAAGATGCTTGAGAAGGGCTATTTAATAAATTGCACATCTGATGTTGTTTTGAGGTTTTTACCACCTTTAATTGTTGAAAAGGAACATATAGATGGATTAATTGAGGCATTGGATGAGATATTTAGTGAAATAAACAACAAATAATTAACAATTTTTATTTTTTGGTGAAAATAATGATTAAAGAAAAGAGAAAAGTGGAGGTTATTGGTCTCGAACTTCCAATCTTTAAAGGAAACGAATGTGTAAATTTGGCAGAGATAATTGCTCAATATCCACTAAAAGATGGAGATATTGTTGTTATCGCTGAAACATTAATATCAAAACTTGAAGGGAATATTTTAAAGAAAGAAGATATAGAACCATCAAAAGAGGCAGTAGAACTTGCTAAAAAACTTGGAAAAGAACCAGAAGTTATGCAGGTTATTTTAGATGAGGCGAAGGAGATTGTGAAGATTGGGAAGAATTTTATAATAACCGAGACAAAGCATGGTTTTGTTTGTGCCAACAGTGGGGTAGATGAGAGTAATGTAAATGGCATAAAACCACTCCCAAAAAATCCAGATGAAAGTGCTGAAAAAATAAGGGGGGAAATTGAAAAAATAACCAAAAAGAAGGTTGGAGTTATTATATCCGATAGTGTTGGAAGGCCTTTTAGAAAGGGAGCGGTTGGAGTTGCTATTGGTGTAAGTGGGATTTTGGCGTTATGGGATAGAAAGGGGGAGAAGGACTTATTTGGGAGGGAATTAAAAACAACAGAGGTTGCTATTGCTGATGAATTGGCAAGTATGGCTAATGTTGTTATGGGGGAGGCTAATGAGGGCATTCCTGTTGTTATTATTAGAAATGCACAAGTCCCTTTTGGTGACGGAAAAGGAAGGGATTTAATTAGAAATAAGGAAGAGGATGTTTTTAGGTAATATAGTTTTGCGAAATTTATTGGAATTTATTTATGCCCATTAATGTTGTTGTTATCGAGTCCTAAATTTATGTGGTTGTATTCAACATCTAACGCAAAAACTGTATTTGGATTATTAAGTAAATTGGGGGGATAATATGAGACACTTTTGGCTTCTACTACCTTTATTTGTTCTAATTCCACAAACCTTTGGGGTAAATATGACTGTTGATTTGGGGGATCATGCCTATTTAAAGGTGGTTTCTGATAAAAACATCAGTTCCTACTTGGAGAAAAACCTAAAAGATTATGAAGACATCAACTCAAGGTTTGAAGATGGAAAATATAAAACCTACATAAAAGTTAAGTGGAATGGGAAGGAGTTTATCTACAACATCTCTCCTATTAAAAAACTTGGAAACTTTTCCTATAATGTTGAGAGTGATGCTTATCTATCAGTTGTTGAATCAAAGGTAAACAATAATACATTAATTGCTAAGGTTGAGCCGAATTATAAGATAATTATTTTAGGCGTTAGTTTGTTTATTATAATTCCATTGATTAGTGGATTGTTGGTAGTTGGCTATATAAGAAAATTAACAAAAAATCTCCCAAAATCAATAAGGGAAAGGGCAGAGGTAAATAAAAAGATTGCCATCTTTTCCATATTGCATATGCTTTTATGCGTTTTACTCTTTATTCCGGCATTGTTTATTTGCGATTTACCAGCATTGGTTGTTTATCTCCTTAATTTTGGAGATGTGGCAAGTGCAATGACAATTATAATTGGGATATACGCAATAATGGTATTCTTTCCTATGATATTTGGAGTTAAGTACCTCCTAAAAATCCACGATGTGAAGAATAGAAAAGGAGCATCATTGGAGGTTGTTGGGGTTTTAATATTGCCAATGATTGTTGGATTTTTTGTTATATTCCAACTACCTTCATATTTGCCAGATGGGTTCTATAATGTTTTAGAAAACCTCCCAATACCAATGAGGATTGCATTTTGGATGGTCGTTGGATTTATTGCTTTTTACATTCCCGGAAGGTTGATAGGGAATGTCATAATAAAAAAGAAAGAAAGAGAGTCGTATCATGAAAAGATTTTAAAACTTGTGAATGAACTGACAAAAAAATTAAATGCAAAGAAATTTAAGGAAATTAAAATCATTGAAGGAGATATGGCAAACGCCATGGTTGTTGGACTTCTTAATGAAAAACTAATATTAACCACAAAATTAATCAATATTCTTAATGAGGATGAATTAAAGGCAATCCTTGCCCATGAGATAGCACATAAAAAGAAAAAACATATAAAAATTTGGCTATTTGTATGGCTTATTTTAGGGGTTTTTATATTTAGTAGTATAAATTACATCCTTGATGCCATTAAAAAGGTTTTTGGAGATTACTGGCTAATTGGGATTTCAATATTTACAATTGGCTATCTTTCACTATTCGCTATTGATATGTATTTGAGTAGAAAGAGGGAGAAGGAAGCAGATATTATTGCATCACAAATAATGAGTCCAAAAACATATATCAAAGCACTGGCAAAAATTCACTATGCAAACTACATGCCAGAGAAGGGATTTTTAAACATCTTCTCAACACATCCTTCCATGCTAAAAAGGGCAGAATTTGTTGGAGAGAAATTTGGAATATCAAAGGAAGAAATTAAAAAAATAATTGATGATGCATATAACGAAGTTGAAAAAAAGGTGAGTTAATGGTAGAGAAAGTTTATGGCATTGGCGTGGGAGTTGGAGATAAGGAATTATTAACTTTAAAGGCAAAGAATATTTTGGAGAAGGTAGATACCATCTTTGTTCCAATATCAAAAGAAGGAAAAAAGTCCATAGCATTGGAAATAGTTAGAGACTACATAAAAAACAAAAAAATAATTGAACTTCTCTTTCCAATGACAAAAGACAAAGAAACATTAAAAAAATACTGGAATGAGGCATCAAATA
The Methanotorris formicicus Mc-S-70 DNA segment above includes these coding regions:
- a CDS encoding TIGR00153 family protein, encoding MSIFFFKRKPEREVIEFIKYHIGLSKKAIAILKEFLDNKDKEYLNEITSIEKEGDEIRKKAILKLYEAFLPSMRRELNYSIEILDEVLDSVNHGAKIYDLMTFELDNNIKEKCKLVLDMSIEMLDCLINAVNAFEERGDFNECIKIIKMREEEIDDIHHEIYRYMVNMEINNFWEGKLMSDLVDMITNISDLIEDVANEFQVIYLS
- a CDS encoding inorganic phosphate transporter, with product MIAIIEILIGLYISLVIGANDAANALGTTVGAKLMSYKKAVLLFGIFVLIGCLNGYNVGHTMSSIVSGDITLPLIIAGVIITFLTSKKIPISTHQVIVSALVGLNLNSADLNLFVKIVSSWIISPILAGVLAYVIYKIFEKLEIPILKRENFLKYGLVFSGGLIAYNLGANDLPTVLGTISNELSIFIVGAVALWFGALFFGKGVSETVGLELVELNPLPAFIAQLSAGLAVFVFTQFGMPVSTTQAIIGGVVGVGLTKGIKTVSWRTLRNVVLGWVSAPTFALIIGYLIQPHF
- a CDS encoding tetratricopeptide repeat protein, translating into MFEFLASSPIVEFFVNYGWLGFIAYIFLVYGWLFLLGIELKSRGLFEDWIFMLTYGVAWIIAWVIAGGIAWGIVGGIAGGIMWIIAWVIAGGIAWGIVGEIIAGIAWVVAWIIAGGIAWVVAWGIVGDIVMGISWGIAWILAGGIAWIMAKEIAWWVIEEMVKSKYGRALRYLENNDPNNCLKYLNQLLYLLKNYEDDEKPYFNENLANKVISLKNNLALIEKANNYYNSGNYKEALKLYKKIINKNPELREILGIKHKELIAIKKIPTEEIQKIDESLKNEELEELKHEEQPSVESHLTKAKELSSNALSLFNQNKLGDAIDKWMEAIEQYKKAKKIAKLNEDEEIMGPINKNIKILVNNALKAGIMLICDGLGCDVQNTLSKVNEFESFLNRHRNYLDVEEYDQYQKVLGELGIKTKLKIVELGVGEAISLKSKNDYLKAREILKNALKLLENVENEVKSKKINMFNKQINTLKTQIENELSHIKNILLEDESPIDIQLNQINSTPDKENKT
- a CDS encoding TfuA-related McrA-glycine thioamidation protein, translated to MKIAIFSKLTLKEDEIKAIIDADVFPPIKRGDLLSPGMNKYDVIGIIDGVFLQNTAVGHREILYRLKEGKVIFGAGSMGALRASELDVYSMIGVGEVYKLYKEGAIVDDDEVAVTFDDDFNQISFSLVSFRFMVKNAVEKGLISKEEGDLLIKIAKSLYYPLRTFKNVLDKTDFSEEKKEKLLKFFESEEDIKRKDAFEMLYRIKDFVEKSN
- a CDS encoding M48 family metallopeptidase, giving the protein MRHFWLLLPLFVLIPQTFGVNMTVDLGDHAYLKVVSDKNISSYLEKNLKDYEDINSRFEDGKYKTYIKVKWNGKEFIYNISPIKKLGNFSYNVESDAYLSVVESKVNNNTLIAKVEPNYKIIILGVSLFIIIPLISGLLVVGYIRKLTKNLPKSIRERAEVNKKIAIFSILHMLLCVLLFIPALFICDLPALVVYLLNFGDVASAMTIIIGIYAIMVFFPMIFGVKYLLKIHDVKNRKGASLEVVGVLILPMIVGFFVIFQLPSYLPDGFYNVLENLPIPMRIAFWMVVGFIAFYIPGRLIGNVIIKKKERESYHEKILKLVNELTKKLNAKKFKEIKIIEGDMANAMVVGLLNEKLILTTKLINILNEDELKAILAHEIAHKKKKHIKIWLFVWLILGVFIFSSINYILDAIKKVFGDYWLIGISIFTIGYLSLFAIDMYLSRKREKEADIIASQIMSPKTYIKALAKIHYANYMPEKGFLNIFSTHPSMLKRAEFVGEKFGISKEEIKKIIDDAYNEVEKKVS
- a CDS encoding glycosyltransferase family 2 protein yields the protein MIAVIPMFNEERNILKVLKDLEELGIDAVVVDDGSEDNSINIVEEFSKKSKNNIYLIKKEKNEGKARALKDGTEFALKLNPEYIVYMDGDYQHKPKDIPKMIEKLKKGNADAVFGIRRYKYIPIHRQVSNFLASLIMSLVVTFYSGKIYIFKDIQCGYRIIKAKFLKNVYFGEGYSVEHLIALQLAKRKAKIIGEYVDIEYHPDATSYITTKKILDVVKEVAKFVLKGTPKNKVIFAISMLNAIKIIKSIIPPIQL
- a CDS encoding phospholipase D-like domain-containing protein, whose protein sequence is MDFNTFLLIVLLILLTILMLMISIINKKIKILIQALEDTTEEIIDEERDIVVLNDEKYFYYVLNIIKSAEREIDIIMFSMFRCKQTEELLNALIEARKRGVMVRIILNKEVESNKEAKNYLASERISVKYSKTRVHNKLVIVDDIVVVGSHNWTDSGLFENKESSIAIRDKKVLKEEKEYFEALWERL
- a CDS encoding acetylornithine transaminase, which codes for MEQIKYMEEEKKYHLQTYGRLPVVLVKGEGMYVYDIDGKKYIDFLAGIGVNNVGHCHPKVVEAIKKQAETLIHTSNIYYTIPQIELAKKLVNLSGLNRVFFCNSGAEANEAGIKLARKYAKEILGKDGGEIITMENAFHGRTITTITATPKPKYQKGYEPLAPGFKYVTFNDIEALKENITNKTVAIMIEPVQGEGGIHVADKEYLKAVRDLCDDKNLVLIFDEVQCGMGRTGKMFAYEHYGIEPDILTLAKALGGGVPIGAMLSKEEVAKAMGYGDHGTTFGGNPLACSSALATVEVIEGILGHVEEMGRYFKGRLETLKEKYPFIKEVRGLGLMLGMELEFNGGEIVKKMLEKGYLINCTSDVVLRFLPPLIVEKEHIDGLIEALDEIFSEINNK
- a CDS encoding coenzyme F420-0:L-glutamate ligase, whose translation is MIKEKRKVEVIGLELPIFKGNECVNLAEIIAQYPLKDGDIVVIAETLISKLEGNILKKEDIEPSKEAVELAKKLGKEPEVMQVILDEAKEIVKIGKNFIITETKHGFVCANSGVDESNVNGIKPLPKNPDESAEKIRGEIEKITKKKVGVIISDSVGRPFRKGAVGVAIGVSGILALWDRKGEKDLFGRELKTTEVAIADELASMANVVMGEANEGIPVVIIRNAQVPFGDGKGRDLIRNKEEDVFR